In one Spirosoma rigui genomic region, the following are encoded:
- a CDS encoding type 1 glutamine amidotransferase domain-containing protein codes for MDPLYRALIVCTNHTDYPTKPQKTGLWLSEATHFYDELADRNLPYDIASPNGGLVPIDERSIDRRDTVNEKWYNNPTFRQKLENSLRLEDVNPAAYQIIYFTGGHGTMWDFPDNLTLQSITRQIYESGGMVSAVCHGVSGLLNVRLSDGSLLIGDRQVTGFSNIEEKLVRLNEEVPFLLEDALRQKNALYSKGFIPFLPYIEVDERLVTGQNPLSARKVGRKVMEEMYEK; via the coding sequence ATGGATCCCCTATATCGCGCGCTCATCGTTTGTACGAACCATACGGATTACCCCACCAAACCGCAGAAAACAGGATTGTGGCTGAGTGAGGCTACGCATTTTTACGACGAGCTGGCCGACCGGAATCTGCCCTATGATATTGCCAGCCCCAACGGTGGGCTGGTGCCCATCGACGAGCGGAGTATCGACCGGCGGGATACGGTCAACGAAAAGTGGTACAACAACCCGACATTCCGGCAGAAGCTGGAGAACTCCCTACGGCTGGAAGACGTGAACCCAGCCGCTTACCAGATCATTTATTTCACCGGTGGGCACGGGACTATGTGGGACTTTCCGGATAACTTGACCCTGCAGAGCATTACCCGTCAGATTTACGAAAGTGGGGGTATGGTGTCAGCCGTTTGCCACGGCGTAAGCGGCTTGCTCAACGTGCGCCTGTCAGATGGCTCCCTGCTGATTGGGGACCGCCAGGTGACTGGTTTTTCCAATATCGAAGAAAAGCTCGTTCGGCTGAATGAAGAGGTGCCATTCCTGCTCGAAGATGCGCTCCGGCAGAAAAATGCGCTGTATAGCAAGGGCTTCATTCCGTTCCTGCCGTATATTGAAGTAGATGAACGGCTGGTTACCGGCCAGAATCCGCTGTCGGCGCGCAAGGTAGGCCGGAAAGTGATGGAGGAGATGTACGAAAAATAG
- a CDS encoding 4Fe-4S binding protein, with protein sequence MLALQRLGLLLFIAGFATWIFVLTLSQFQLTSAGIDKVVKPEHRALVHEKTSFMLSRTYDSNVAFIRDFRGAIETYNEGLRAKKDWDHVINENYLFAITKESSLGMLTGPGSSWLWFWLSMGLAAAGGLLYGLAGLRRLPGVRNEFQYRHAATNRGWIGMALGAFLVGFYIVLYFYPEYVTNWVLLVDPISRALNAGPAGQWFLYGFLYTLVILVMGVRMLINYRHSRYQQLRTASVMFFQVSFAFLIPEIMQRLNQPYQDLKNIWPLDYTFFFDYKLNEKLAAGSLGIFMLVWGIALALVAVPVLTYFFGKRWYCSWVCGCGGLAETLGDPYRHLSDKRLKAWKVERVVVHSVLVFAVVMTGLVLYTYFSGQSTVLGFLDSYNIRSTYGFYIGSIFAGVVGTGFYPVMGNRVWCRFGCPLAAYLGLVQRFKSRFRITTNGGQCISCGNCSAYCEMGIDVRAYAQRGQDIVRSSCVGCGICSAVCPRGVLNLEVGPVSTRRI encoded by the coding sequence ATGCTCGCTTTGCAACGCCTGGGCCTTCTGCTGTTTATTGCGGGCTTCGCCACCTGGATTTTTGTTCTTACGTTGAGCCAGTTTCAGTTGACCAGTGCCGGTATCGACAAGGTGGTCAAGCCGGAACACCGTGCGCTGGTCCACGAAAAAACGTCGTTTATGCTTTCCAGGACCTACGACAGCAACGTAGCGTTCATCCGGGATTTTCGCGGGGCCATCGAAACCTATAACGAAGGGTTGCGGGCCAAAAAAGACTGGGATCACGTCATCAACGAAAATTACCTGTTTGCGATCACCAAAGAATCATCGCTGGGAATGCTCACGGGGCCGGGCAGCTCATGGCTCTGGTTCTGGCTGAGCATGGGTCTGGCCGCTGCCGGTGGACTGCTCTACGGTCTGGCCGGACTCAGACGGCTTCCCGGCGTCAGAAACGAATTTCAGTACCGGCACGCGGCCACCAACCGGGGCTGGATCGGTATGGCGCTGGGTGCTTTCCTGGTGGGTTTTTACATTGTCCTTTACTTTTACCCGGAGTACGTAACCAACTGGGTGTTGCTGGTGGATCCGATCAGCCGGGCCCTCAACGCGGGACCAGCCGGGCAGTGGTTCCTCTACGGCTTTTTGTATACGCTGGTCATTCTCGTCATGGGCGTTCGGATGCTGATCAACTACCGCCACAGCCGGTACCAGCAATTAAGAACGGCTTCGGTCATGTTCTTCCAGGTTTCGTTTGCCTTCCTGATTCCCGAGATCATGCAACGGCTCAACCAGCCTTACCAGGACCTGAAGAATATCTGGCCGCTCGACTATACGTTCTTCTTCGATTACAAGCTGAATGAGAAGCTGGCGGCTGGTTCGCTCGGGATTTTTATGCTCGTCTGGGGTATTGCCCTGGCGCTGGTTGCCGTGCCGGTCCTGACGTATTTCTTCGGAAAACGCTGGTATTGCTCCTGGGTATGCGGCTGCGGAGGACTGGCCGAGACGCTGGGCGACCCCTACCGGCACCTGTCCGACAAGCGTCTGAAAGCCTGGAAGGTCGAACGGGTTGTGGTACATAGTGTGCTGGTATTTGCCGTGGTCATGACCGGGCTGGTCCTGTACACCTATTTTAGTGGCCAGAGCACGGTGCTGGGCTTTCTGGATAGCTACAACATCCGGTCTACCTACGGCTTTTATATCGGCTCCATCTTCGCCGGGGTCGTCGGTACGGGATTTTATCCTGTTATGGGTAACCGGGTATGGTGCCGATTCGGCTGTCCGCTGGCGGCTTACCTGGGGTTGGTGCAGCGGTTTAAGTCACGCTTCCGAATTACGACCAACGGTGGACAGTGCATTTCGTGCGGCAACTGCTCGGCCTATTGCGAAATGGGTATCGATGTACGGGCCTACGCCCAGCGCGGTCAGGACATTGTGCGGTCATCCTGCGTGGGCTGCGGTATCTGTTCGGCGGTCTGCCCCCGGGGTGTGCTGAACCTGGAAGTAGGGCCGGTTTCAACGCGCAGGATTTGA
- a CDS encoding DUF6807 domain-containing protein, whose product MFRPLFALLLIAHLAAGQSAKNRIQLTHSESTKTVTVTVDGKPFTAYIYPGPAVLKKPVLYPILTAGGNPITRGWPLNPRPQERVDHPHHVGMWFNYGDVNGHDFWNNSTEIGPEHKGPFGTIVHTGVKSMKSGNGQAELTVTADWLDKDGKAMLQETTLYTFGASATERTIDRVTTLKALDKDVLFKDNKEGMIALRVARELEHPATKPEVFTDAKGVATAVPVLNNEGVTGRYVSSEGVVGDAVWGTRAKWVNLTGTINGEAVSVVMLDHAKNIGYPTYWHARGYGLFAANPMAPSIFSNGKEPAMNYSLPAGRSVTFRYRVVVASGNLTDKTIADRANAFGH is encoded by the coding sequence ATGTTTCGCCCCTTATTCGCTCTGCTCCTGATTGCGCACCTGGCCGCTGGTCAGAGCGCCAAGAACCGTATCCAGCTTACACACAGCGAGAGTACTAAAACGGTAACCGTCACGGTCGATGGTAAACCGTTTACGGCCTACATATATCCAGGTCCGGCGGTCCTGAAGAAACCCGTTCTCTACCCGATTCTGACGGCGGGGGGGAATCCCATTACGCGGGGATGGCCCCTGAATCCGCGCCCTCAGGAGCGGGTCGACCACCCTCACCACGTGGGGATGTGGTTCAACTACGGTGATGTAAACGGCCATGATTTCTGGAATAACTCAACCGAGATCGGTCCTGAACATAAAGGCCCTTTCGGAACCATCGTGCACACGGGCGTTAAGTCAATGAAAAGCGGCAATGGACAGGCCGAACTGACCGTTACCGCCGACTGGCTCGACAAGGATGGCAAAGCGATGCTACAGGAAACGACCCTGTATACCTTCGGTGCGAGCGCAACAGAGCGGACGATTGATCGGGTAACAACGCTCAAGGCGCTGGATAAGGATGTGTTGTTCAAAGACAATAAAGAAGGTATGATTGCCCTGCGTGTGGCGCGCGAACTTGAACACCCGGCTACCAAACCCGAAGTGTTCACCGATGCCAAAGGAGTCGCTACGGCTGTGCCAGTCCTGAACAACGAAGGGGTGACGGGCCGGTACGTGAGCAGCGAAGGTGTTGTTGGCGATGCCGTATGGGGCACGCGGGCGAAGTGGGTCAACCTGACCGGAACTATCAACGGCGAAGCTGTCTCGGTCGTTATGCTCGATCATGCCAAAAACATCGGGTATCCAACCTACTGGCACGCCCGGGGATACGGCCTGTTTGCCGCCAACCCGATGGCCCCATCCATTTTCAGCAATGGCAAAGAGCCAGCCATGAATTATTCGCTGCCGGCGGGTCGTTCTGTTACCTTTCGCTACCGGGTTGTAGTGGCCTCGGGCAACCTTACCGACAAAACCATTGCCGACCGGGCCAACGCCTTCGGGCACTAA
- the aat gene encoding leucyl/phenylalanyl-tRNA--protein transferase, with product MSKLTADDLIYGYINGIFPMADADGTLYWYAPDPRAVIPIDTYKPAKSLKPILNRNEFEIRVNADFEQVMRYCSIPRSDDDSVWISEEIIEGYTELHRLGLAHSVETYQDNQLVGGLYGVALGAAFFGESMFHLVSNASKVAFHQLIMILRQQQFMLLDTQFINDNVRRYGAIEIPKADYLKQLKAAVRKKARFTEPVLEHLFSNPGEK from the coding sequence ATGAGCAAGCTGACCGCCGACGACCTGATTTACGGGTACATTAACGGCATCTTCCCGATGGCCGACGCCGATGGTACGCTATACTGGTACGCACCAGACCCCCGTGCTGTTATTCCCATCGACACCTATAAACCAGCGAAATCCCTCAAACCAATTTTGAACAGGAACGAGTTCGAAATTCGCGTTAACGCCGACTTTGAGCAGGTCATGCGGTATTGTTCCATTCCCCGCTCCGACGACGACAGTGTCTGGATTTCGGAGGAAATCATCGAAGGCTACACGGAACTTCACCGACTGGGGCTGGCCCACAGCGTTGAAACGTATCAGGACAACCAGTTGGTGGGCGGTCTTTACGGCGTGGCCCTGGGCGCGGCCTTTTTCGGCGAGTCCATGTTTCACCTCGTCAGCAACGCATCGAAAGTGGCTTTTCACCAGCTTATCATGATTCTGCGTCAGCAACAGTTCATGCTGCTGGATACGCAGTTCATCAACGACAATGTCCGCCGATACGGCGCAATCGAGATTCCCAAAGCCGATTACCTGAAGCAGCTCAAAGCGGCCGTCCGCAAAAAAGCCCGCTTCACGGAACCCGTTCTGGAACACCTGTTTTCCAACCCCGGAGAAAAATAA